The Virgibacillus dokdonensis genome includes a window with the following:
- the cwlD gene encoding N-acetylmuramoyl-L-alanine amidase CwlD codes for MKRWYKIVLWLVGVFILGYLIQLPIKNQLSLDVGSSFSLPLSGKTIVIDPGHGGPDGGAVGKDDTQEKDISLEVSKKLQKYLQQVGAIVYLTRETDRDLASENVKGLSKRKSEDIRNRLSFINEQEADLFISLHLNALPSTKWRGAQTFYNPQKDENKHLAEMIQAEFIRNLENTNRAALAINNVYLLKYAETPGALVEIGFLSNVEERELLKDTDYQQKVAASIYKGILRYATEEIKAEEGED; via the coding sequence TTGAAGCGATGGTATAAAATCGTATTATGGCTGGTGGGTGTTTTTATATTAGGTTACCTTATTCAACTACCAATTAAAAATCAACTTTCACTTGACGTAGGATCTTCTTTTTCCTTACCCTTATCTGGAAAGACGATTGTGATTGATCCGGGACATGGAGGGCCTGATGGCGGAGCTGTTGGTAAGGATGATACACAGGAAAAGGATATTTCGCTAGAAGTTTCTAAGAAGTTGCAAAAGTATTTACAGCAAGTGGGAGCAATCGTGTATTTAACGCGAGAAACAGATAGGGATCTTGCTTCTGAGAATGTAAAAGGGTTATCGAAACGAAAATCAGAGGATATTCGAAATCGATTGTCGTTCATCAATGAACAAGAAGCAGATTTATTTATTTCATTGCACTTAAATGCACTACCTTCAACTAAATGGAGAGGGGCGCAGACATTTTATAACCCCCAAAAGGATGAAAATAAGCATTTGGCAGAAATGATTCAGGCAGAGTTTATTCGTAATTTAGAAAACACCAATCGTGCAGCTCTAGCCATTAACAATGTCTATTTACTGAAGTACGCAGAGACGCCTGGTGCACTTGTAGAAATAGGTTTTTTATCTAACGTTGAAGAGCGAGAATTATTAAAAGATACGGATTACCAACAGAAAGTAGCTGCGAGTATTTATAAAGGAATTTTACGGTATGCTACGGAGGAAATAAAGGCAGAGGAAGGGGAGGATTAA
- a CDS encoding Mrp/NBP35 family ATP-binding protein, with product MLTKEEVIQLLNSVKDPFLHISLEETEGVKEVNIKEEKKHVSVKVAIAKTNTAEQMQLQQEIVGILKKNGATTVGLRFEQLPDDVIKKYQPAAEKEQEATLMGGNSGTKFIAVSSGKGGVGKSTVTVNLAMSLMRLGKKVGIIDADIYGFSVPDMMGVEERPKVRGEKIIPVERFGVKVISMGFFVEDNSPIIWRGPMLGKMLNSFFKEVEWGDLDYLLLDLPPGTGDIAMDVHELLPSCKEVVVTTPHPTAAFVAARAGQMALKTEHEILGVIENMAYFESQLTGEKEYVFGQGGGKKLAEVLKTKVLGQLPLQQPYEEEDVFAPSIYQQDHPIGQAYHKIAAKIVAQLEA from the coding sequence ATGCTAACAAAAGAAGAAGTAATTCAACTGCTTAACTCTGTAAAAGATCCTTTTTTACATATATCGCTAGAAGAAACGGAAGGCGTAAAGGAAGTAAATATTAAAGAAGAAAAGAAACATGTAAGTGTAAAAGTCGCTATCGCAAAAACAAACACTGCTGAACAGATGCAACTGCAACAAGAAATTGTTGGGATTTTGAAGAAAAACGGAGCGACAACGGTTGGTCTACGATTTGAACAATTACCAGATGATGTGATTAAGAAATACCAACCTGCCGCTGAAAAGGAGCAAGAAGCTACATTGATGGGTGGTAACAGCGGCACGAAATTTATCGCTGTTTCCAGTGGAAAAGGCGGTGTTGGTAAATCGACGGTAACGGTTAATTTAGCGATGTCGCTCATGCGTTTAGGGAAAAAAGTAGGCATTATTGATGCCGATATTTATGGATTTAGTGTTCCCGATATGATGGGCGTGGAGGAACGTCCAAAGGTTCGTGGTGAAAAAATTATTCCAGTGGAACGTTTTGGTGTAAAAGTTATTTCTATGGGATTTTTTGTAGAAGATAATTCACCAATTATTTGGCGTGGGCCGATGCTTGGAAAGATGTTAAACAGCTTCTTTAAGGAAGTAGAATGGGGCGATCTTGATTATTTATTGCTTGATTTACCACCCGGAACAGGCGATATCGCGATGGACGTCCATGAATTACTTCCATCCTGTAAGGAAGTCGTCGTTACAACACCTCATCCTACAGCGGCGTTTGTTGCCGCTCGTGCTGGTCAAATGGCGTTAAAAACGGAGCATGAAATTCTAGGTGTCATTGAGAATATGGCTTATTTCGAAAGTCAGCTTACAGGTGAGAAGGAGTACGTGTTTGGACAAGGCGGTGGCAAGAAGCTGGCAGAAGTGTTAAAAACAAAAGTACTTGGCCAGTTGCCGTTGCAGCAACCTTATGAAGAAGAGGATGTATTTGCTCCATCCATTTATCAGCAAGACCATCCAATTGGACAAGCTTATCATAAGATCGCTGCCAAAATAGTGGCGCAATTAGAAGCGTGA
- a CDS encoding DUF948 domain-containing protein → MLLEIGVLLIGIAFFIAAIFVSYALNNLAGVLRGVEKTVEQVPEQMNAMVTETTGLIKESNHTLEDINDKMKQLSPLFYVVGDVGNVTRKFSASLVKVTESVNEKSKNTADEMQSKGLSSSFGKVYSWMKNRKQQKQ, encoded by the coding sequence ATGTTATTAGAGATAGGTGTCTTATTAATCGGTATTGCGTTTTTTATCGCAGCTATATTTGTATCTTATGCACTAAATAATTTAGCAGGTGTTCTTCGTGGCGTGGAAAAAACAGTTGAACAAGTACCTGAGCAGATGAATGCCATGGTAACAGAAACAACCGGATTAATTAAAGAAAGTAATCATACCTTAGAGGATATTAATGATAAGATGAAGCAGCTTAGCCCATTATTTTATGTAGTGGGAGATGTGGGGAACGTGACGCGCAAATTTTCCGCTTCTCTCGTCAAAGTTACAGAATCTGTCAATGAAAAGTCTAAGAATACCGCAGATGAAATGCAATCTAAAGGGTTATCCAGTTCGTTTGGGAAGGTGTATTCTTGGATGAAAAATCGTAAGCAACAAAAACAATAA
- a CDS encoding DUF948 domain-containing protein yields the protein MDWLGLGVTILGVAFLILAILLMKPLFHLAGVLRSLQTTTDKLPEQVEEITNQATDTISTGHETLHELNKQVKELTPIFHLVGDASKAAKATSSTVVDAIMKVQGSSTEGNGFTKKHHLEGIYGLATLTYYAIKQSKPQQASNNSK from the coding sequence ATGGATTGGTTAGGACTTGGAGTTACTATCTTGGGGGTTGCTTTCTTAATCCTTGCTATTCTATTAATGAAACCTTTATTCCACTTAGCAGGAGTGCTTCGTAGCCTACAGACAACAACAGATAAATTACCAGAACAAGTAGAAGAAATTACAAACCAAGCTACCGACACGATAAGCACTGGACATGAGACACTTCATGAACTGAATAAACAAGTGAAGGAGCTAACACCTATTTTCCATCTAGTTGGAGATGCTTCAAAAGCTGCTAAGGCTACTTCATCAACAGTAGTCGATGCTATCATGAAAGTACAAGGTTCATCAACAGAAGGAAACGGCTTTACCAAGAAGCATCATTTAGAAGGTATTTACGGCCTTGCTACGTTAACTTATTATGCGATAAAGCAAAGTAAACCACAACAAGCTAGCAACAATTCGAAATAG
- a CDS encoding efflux RND transporter periplasmic adaptor subunit, whose amino-acid sequence MSTLRKRLQLIGATLFIGANVLLVYTDDEEKVDRIAYVSEWADASQADLEKKLHTTGVLTSAEEKPIYFDSTTGSFEAFKVKEGDVVKAGDALFTYKVGHYQAVMAELLEKKMQLEEEIASIEKVISQMSSLQIPDINTESAGLEWTEEELTITIPQDPVQARLMKQQFLLEKETEVAEKQIALKSVDSQITELQETGDTITVDSPYEGTITQLSKQLTDPIITVSSTELHVEGELTESERVDVKTDLFANLEVTELKESLTGTVTKVGEMPKEKATATTSSLYPIIIKLNEFNEEQGEAVENDDEREDGQSEGNLSLQRHTEQNLLPGYHVDIDIITETSEGATVLMEDAIFQQHVWKMTEMGTLLRQKISTGLKEDSRVEIISDLQVGDKVALQPGKPFRSNASFITPLKWGAGLKPTVSPKGTNWLEFFISGIINR is encoded by the coding sequence ATGTCAACGTTAAGAAAGCGATTACAATTAATTGGTGCAACTTTGTTCATCGGTGCGAATGTTTTATTAGTTTATACAGATGATGAGGAGAAGGTAGATCGTATAGCGTATGTTTCAGAGTGGGCAGATGCTTCTCAAGCTGATTTGGAAAAAAAGCTACATACTACAGGAGTATTAACATCTGCCGAGGAAAAGCCCATTTATTTTGATTCGACGACAGGAAGTTTCGAGGCTTTTAAAGTAAAAGAAGGAGATGTGGTGAAGGCTGGTGATGCGCTATTCACTTATAAAGTTGGCCATTATCAAGCGGTGATGGCGGAGTTGCTCGAGAAAAAAATGCAGTTAGAAGAAGAAATAGCATCTATTGAAAAAGTCATCTCGCAAATGTCCTCGTTGCAAATACCGGATATAAATACTGAGAGTGCGGGATTAGAATGGACGGAAGAAGAGTTGACAATTACCATTCCGCAAGACCCTGTTCAAGCTAGATTAATGAAGCAACAATTTTTATTGGAAAAAGAAACAGAAGTAGCCGAGAAGCAAATCGCTTTAAAAAGTGTGGATAGTCAAATAACAGAACTGCAAGAAACTGGGGACACTATTACCGTCGATAGTCCGTATGAAGGGACCATAACGCAACTTTCAAAACAACTAACAGATCCCATTATTACAGTTTCTAGTACAGAGCTTCATGTAGAAGGCGAATTGACGGAATCAGAAAGAGTAGATGTGAAAACAGATCTTTTTGCAAACCTAGAGGTAACAGAGTTAAAAGAATCTCTAACGGGAACCGTCACTAAGGTGGGAGAGATGCCCAAGGAAAAAGCTACTGCAACAACATCCAGCCTTTATCCGATTATCATTAAACTAAACGAATTCAATGAGGAACAAGGGGAAGCGGTAGAAAATGATGACGAGCGGGAAGATGGGCAATCAGAAGGCAATTTATCCCTTCAACGTCATACAGAACAAAATTTATTACCAGGGTACCATGTGGATATAGATATTATAACGGAGACTTCAGAAGGAGCCACTGTATTGATGGAAGATGCCATTTTTCAACAACACGTGTGGAAAATGACAGAAATGGGCACTCTATTACGTCAAAAAATAAGTACTGGATTAAAAGAAGACTCCCGTGTGGAAATAATCTCTGATTTACAGGTAGGAGATAAAGTCGCTCTGCAACCAGGAAAACCATTTCGTTCAAATGCATCGTTTATAACGCCTTTAAAATGGGGGGCTGGTCTTAAGCCTACCGTTTCGCCCAAAGGTACGAATTGGTTGGAATTTTTCATATCGGGGATTATAAATAGATAG
- a CDS encoding YihY/virulence factor BrkB family protein, whose product MSTIKKYSQLFLEKFQTDQVPLLAAALAYYFLLSIVPLFLIGFTLIPYFPISAEEAVSFTNQLLPNELAILLEENIVSIVEVPRGGLLTLGIIGALWSSSAAMNAFIKATNAAYEVEETRNMLIVRLTALILTLNMIFAFIIAITLPLFGDLILQFITSFVGLTSAMSLLFQVLRWLLSITVLTGFLLLLYRFAPNKRLPLKHILPGAITASVLWQLISFGFSFYISNFSNYSATYGSLGGIIILLIWFYLTGMIFLSGAIINVLYNDKRSKGVENEQQVS is encoded by the coding sequence ATGTCTACGATTAAAAAATATAGTCAATTATTTCTAGAAAAATTTCAAACGGATCAAGTCCCATTATTAGCAGCAGCATTAGCCTATTATTTTCTTTTATCCATTGTTCCCCTTTTTTTAATAGGTTTTACGTTGATTCCCTACTTTCCAATTAGTGCCGAAGAAGCTGTTTCATTTACAAACCAATTGCTACCGAATGAACTTGCCATACTATTAGAAGAAAACATTGTAAGTATTGTCGAAGTACCAAGGGGCGGCCTGCTAACACTAGGGATCATCGGTGCCTTATGGTCCTCATCTGCTGCGATGAATGCTTTTATTAAAGCGACCAATGCAGCTTACGAAGTTGAAGAAACACGGAATATGCTCATTGTTCGCCTTACCGCTCTAATTTTGACGCTAAATATGATTTTCGCTTTTATTATCGCCATTACGCTGCCATTATTTGGTGATCTTATTCTACAATTTATTACCTCTTTTGTCGGACTAACTTCTGCCATGAGTTTATTATTTCAAGTTTTACGGTGGCTATTGAGCATAACTGTTTTAACAGGTTTTTTGCTTCTTTTATACCGTTTTGCTCCGAATAAGCGCCTCCCTTTGAAACATATTCTACCTGGAGCAATAACAGCTAGTGTTCTTTGGCAACTGATATCATTCGGATTCTCTTTCTATATTAGCAATTTTAGTAACTACTCTGCAACTTATGGTAGTCTTGGTGGTATTATTATTTTACTCATCTGGTTTTACTTAACAGGCATGATCTTTTTGAGTGGTGCCATTATTAACGTTCTATATAACGACAAACGATCTAAAGGGGTGGAAAACGAACAGCAAGTATCCTAA
- a CDS encoding DUF948 domain-containing protein: protein MLDVLYFTLLMIAVAFALTVVFIVIVLHRFTKLLKTTGSTLGQVETDMQQTIPELHHTLKQTHVTVDDIGEKLQATDSLFATADNVGRSVQNMNQTVQKTKPIWKKDRLEEDIEPYVEGIRWTAVAAYLYKQWKEEYMTRESDDQTRKEG, encoded by the coding sequence GTGTTAGACGTGTTATATTTTACATTATTAATGATAGCTGTGGCATTTGCATTGACAGTCGTTTTTATTGTTATTGTGTTACATCGTTTTACGAAGTTATTAAAGACGACCGGGAGTACATTGGGACAAGTTGAAACAGATATGCAACAAACTATTCCAGAGCTACATCATACATTAAAGCAAACACATGTAACGGTGGATGACATAGGGGAAAAATTGCAAGCGACAGATTCATTATTTGCGACGGCTGATAATGTCGGGCGTTCCGTCCAAAATATGAACCAAACCGTGCAAAAAACAAAACCAATATGGAAGAAAGACCGGTTAGAAGAAGATATTGAACCTTATGTGGAAGGGATACGTTGGACAGCTGTAGCTGCTTATTTATATAAGCAATGGAAAGAAGAATATATGACGAGAGAGTCTGACGATCAAACTAGAAAAGAGGGATAA